From one Streptomyces chromofuscus genomic stretch:
- the gatB gene encoding Asp-tRNA(Asn)/Glu-tRNA(Gln) amidotransferase subunit GatB: MTTTTDLVSYEDALASYDPVMGLEVHVELGTKTKMFCGCSTTLGADPNTQTCPVCLGLPGALPVVNATGVESAIKIGLALNCEIAEWCRFARKNYFYPDMPKNFQTSQYDEPIAFNGYLDVQLEDGETFRVEIERAHMEEDTGKSTHVGGATGRIHGASHSLLDYNRAGIPLIEIVTKPIVGAGERAPEVARAYVRELRELIRALGVSEARMEMGQMRCDVNLSLMPKGADKFGTRSETKNVNSLRSVERAARFEIQRHAAVLSDGGTIVQETRHFHEDTGSTTSGRVKEEAEDYRYFPEPDLVPVAPSRDWVEELRAALPELPLVRRNRLREEWGVSATDMQAILNAGALDPIVATIDAGADAASARKWWMGELARSANESGKALDELAITPAQVARVTELVTAGDLNDKLARQVIEGVLAGEGTPDEVVDKRGLKVVSDEGALGTAVDEAIAGNPAIADKIRGGKVAAAGALVGAVMKATRGQADAARVKELILQKLGVSEG; this comes from the coding sequence GTGACCACCACGACCGACCTGGTGTCGTACGAGGACGCGCTGGCGTCGTACGACCCCGTCATGGGCCTCGAGGTCCATGTCGAACTCGGCACCAAGACCAAGATGTTCTGCGGCTGTTCGACCACGCTCGGCGCCGACCCGAACACCCAGACCTGCCCCGTCTGCCTCGGCCTGCCCGGCGCGCTCCCGGTCGTCAACGCGACCGGCGTCGAGTCCGCCATCAAGATCGGTCTCGCGCTGAACTGCGAGATCGCCGAGTGGTGCCGCTTCGCCCGGAAGAACTACTTCTATCCGGACATGCCGAAGAACTTCCAGACCTCCCAGTACGACGAGCCGATCGCCTTCAACGGCTATCTCGACGTGCAGCTGGAGGACGGCGAGACCTTCCGCGTGGAGATCGAGCGCGCCCACATGGAGGAGGACACCGGAAAGTCGACGCACGTCGGCGGCGCCACCGGCCGTATCCACGGCGCGTCCCACTCCCTGCTGGACTACAACCGCGCCGGCATCCCGCTGATCGAGATCGTCACCAAGCCGATCGTCGGCGCGGGCGAGCGCGCTCCCGAGGTCGCGCGGGCGTACGTCCGCGAGCTGCGCGAACTGATCCGTGCGCTCGGCGTCTCCGAGGCCCGCATGGAGATGGGCCAGATGCGCTGCGACGTCAACCTGTCGCTGATGCCCAAGGGCGCCGACAAGTTCGGCACGCGCTCGGAGACCAAGAACGTCAACTCCCTGCGTTCGGTGGAGCGCGCGGCGCGGTTTGAGATCCAGCGCCACGCCGCCGTGCTGAGCGACGGCGGCACGATCGTGCAGGAGACCCGGCACTTCCACGAGGACACCGGGTCCACCACCTCGGGCCGTGTGAAGGAGGAGGCCGAGGACTACCGGTACTTCCCGGAGCCCGACCTGGTCCCGGTCGCCCCGTCCCGTGACTGGGTCGAGGAACTGCGCGCCGCCCTGCCGGAGCTGCCGCTGGTGCGCCGCAACCGGCTCCGCGAGGAGTGGGGCGTCTCCGCCACCGACATGCAGGCGATCCTCAACGCCGGTGCGCTGGACCCGATCGTCGCCACGATCGACGCCGGTGCGGACGCCGCGTCCGCCCGCAAGTGGTGGATGGGTGAACTGGCCCGCAGCGCCAACGAGTCGGGCAAGGCGCTCGACGAGCTGGCCATCACGCCGGCCCAGGTCGCCCGGGTCACCGAGCTGGTGACCGCCGGCGACCTGAACGACAAGCTGGCCCGCCAGGTCATCGAAGGCGTCCTGGCCGGCGAGGGCACCCCGGACGAGGTCGTCGACAAGCGCGGCCTGAAGGTCGTCTCCGACGAAGGCGCCCTCGGTACGGCCGTGGACGAGGCCATCGCCGGCAACCCGGCCATCGCGGACAAGATCCGCGGCGGCAAGGTGGCCGCGGCCGGCGCCCTGGTCGGCGCGGTCATGAAGGCGACCCGCGGCCAGGCCGACGCGGCGCGCGTCAAGGAGCTGATCCTGCAGAAGCTGGGCGTCAGCGAGGGCTGA